GCGATGAGGCACGCCGGTCTCATCGGGGGCGTTGTGGAGGCGGTGTAGTGCGTGGGAGCTTCCGGGGACGCACGGCTGGTCGGCTCCGGTGGTGGACGCCGGTCTCGACGAGGAGGTCGCGCATTCCCGGTTCGTCGGAGAGCTGTGAAGCGTGGTCGGGGACGCGCCGTCCGTGGAGGTGCGGGAGCGTTTCGTGCGGGGTAATCCGACGGAGGTGCTGCTGGCCGCGGCGGAGGGGGCTGAGGTTCTGGTGGTTGGAAGCCGGGGCCGGGTGGATTCGTCCGTGCACTCCTGGGTTCTGTGAGCCAGCAATGTGCTCTGCACGCGACGTGTCCGGTGGTCATCGTCCGGCTGGACAGCAAGGCCGGAGTGGACCCGACCGAGGCCGCCTGAGCCACGTTGCCTGCGTCCTGCTCGGCAGGGGGACGGCGAACGGCGCCTTCGCCGACAAGAGGGAGGCGGGACGGTGCAGCGCGCGACACCGGCGATCGAACTCAATGCCCTGACGAAACGGTACGGGAAGACCATCGGCGTCGAGCGGCTGGACATCACCGTGAACAGGGGCGAGGTGTTCGGATTTCTCGGCCCCAATGGGGCGGGCAAGACGACGACCATCCGCTGCCTCGTCGGGCTCCTGCGGCCGACCTCCGGGCGGGTCCGTGTGCTGGGCCTGGATCCCATAGCCGACCACCTCCGGCTGACGCCGGCACTTGGTTATCTGCCCGGTGAGCTGCGGCTGTACCCGGAGTTGACAGGCAGGCAAACGCTTGAGCTGCTGGCCGACCTGCAGGGGGCGGCGGTCCCGCGCTGCGCGGAACTGTGCGAGCGGCTCGCGCTGTCCGACGCCGTCCTCGGGCGCCGAGTCCTGGAGTACTCGCGTGGGATGAAGCAGAAGCTGGGACTCGTCCAGGCCTTGCAGCACGACCCCGAGCTGGTGGTGCTCGACGAGCCGACCGAAGGCCTGGACCCGTTGGTTCAGGAGACGTTCTTCGAACTGTTGGCGGAGGCCGTGGCGGCGGGACGCACCGTTCTGCTCTCCAGCCATGTGCTGCCCGAGGTGCAGCGCACCTGCGAGCGGGTGGCGATTGTCCGGGACGGGCGCCTGGTGACCGTACGCAGAGTGGCGGCCCTGCGCGATGCCCGCGCCAGAAAGGTCCGGCTCACCTTCACCGACGGCCAGGGGCGGCGCCCGCTCGGTGCGGCCGAAGAGTGGGCGCCGAAATGGGAGGGCGAACAGGTCGAACTGCTCGTACCGCCCGATCAGGTGGTGGGCGCCCTTCGCGACCTGCTCACACTGCCGGTCGGAGACCTGACGGTCGAGGAAGCGGGCCTGGACGAGGCCTTCCTCGACTTCTACCGCCATCCTGATGCCGAGGACCAGCCGTGAGGAGCCGCTTTGCGCTGTTGTGGCTGGCGCTGCACCGCCGCCGTCGGATGCTGGCGGCGCTGGCCCTCGGGATGGTCGTCTTCGAAACCCTCATCGTGGTGATCGCCAACACGATTCCGCCCACGCAGCTGTTCGGCGGGCAGGGAGGAACGCCGCCGGGTGCGTTCAAGGCTTTCAGCGGTTCCACCGGCGATGTGTCGATCGCCAGTTACCCCGGACTGCTGGGCGCCGGACTGGTCCACCCTTTCTGGATTGCCATGCAGCTCACGGTGATCGGCTCGCTCGCAGCCGCCGCGGTGGCTGCGGACGTGGAGTCCGGGACGATCGAACTTCTGATGGTCCGGCCCGTCTCCCGGGCACGGCTGCTGGCCGAGCGGACGGCCGCCCTCGTCATCGCCTCCGTGCTGCTCAACGCGGCGGCCACGGGCACCATGGCCGCCGGAGTTCTGCTCTCACCGCGCCTGCACCGCGAGGTGCCGATCACTGGTGTCTTCTCCGCAGGGCTGCTCGGCTGCGGTTTCGCCCTCTGCCTGACCGGTTTCGCGCTCGCCGTCTCGGCATTGGGTCGAAGGAGAGGTCAGGTGGTCGGGGCGACGATAGCCCTCGGATCCGTGGGATTCGCCGTGAACTTCGTCGCGCTGGCCTGGTCCAGGGCAGCGCAATTGCGCTTCGTCAGCCCGTTCCACTACTACACACCGGGTGACGCGCTTGCCGACGGCACGGTCCCGTGGGTCTCGTTCGGCGTACTGGCAGGTGCCGGTCTGGCCGGACTGACCGCGGCGTTCGTGCTGCTCGCGCGTCGGGACCTCGCACCGTAGCCAGAGGCTTGAGAGCGCCCGGGCGCCGACGAGTGCCGCCACGCACTGTCAACGATGGGCGACGACGGCGACGGGTGCGTCGGCGTGGTGCATCACCGCATGGGCTACGTGGCCGATGTGCGCACCCACGGGACTGCGCCGAATACGGCGGCCGACGACCACCAGATCCGCGAGGGCGGCCGCATACAGCACGTGCTGCGCGACCGGGCCGACGACGGCCTTCTCGACGACGTTCACCGACGGGAACTCCTCCCGCCATGGAAGCAGCAGGTCGCTGAGCGTCTGCGCCACCCGCCGTTCCACGTCCGATTGGATCCCCGGATCGAGGGCCGGTGCGTAGCTGAAGCCGAGAGGCAGGCTCCAGGCGTGGACGACCTGCAGGGTGCACCCGCGCTGTGCGGCCTCGTCAAAGGCGAAGGCA
The Streptomyces lunaelactis genome window above contains:
- a CDS encoding ABC transporter permease subunit; this translates as MRSRFALLWLALHRRRRMLAALALGMVVFETLIVVIANTIPPTQLFGGQGGTPPGAFKAFSGSTGDVSIASYPGLLGAGLVHPFWIAMQLTVIGSLAAAAVAADVESGTIELLMVRPVSRARLLAERTAALVIASVLLNAAATGTMAAGVLLSPRLHREVPITGVFSAGLLGCGFALCLTGFALAVSALGRRRGQVVGATIALGSVGFAVNFVALAWSRAAQLRFVSPFHYYTPGDALADGTVPWVSFGVLAGAGLAGLTAAFVLLARRDLAP
- a CDS encoding ABC transporter ATP-binding protein, producing MQRATPAIELNALTKRYGKTIGVERLDITVNRGEVFGFLGPNGAGKTTTIRCLVGLLRPTSGRVRVLGLDPIADHLRLTPALGYLPGELRLYPELTGRQTLELLADLQGAAVPRCAELCERLALSDAVLGRRVLEYSRGMKQKLGLVQALQHDPELVVLDEPTEGLDPLVQETFFELLAEAVAAGRTVLLSSHVLPEVQRTCERVAIVRDGRLVTVRRVAALRDARARKVRLTFTDGQGRRPLGAAEEWAPKWEGEQVELLVPPDQVVGALRDLLTLPVGDLTVEEAGLDEAFLDFYRHPDAEDQP